TTCTCATTTATAATTTGTTGTAAATTAACCTAAAATATAATGAGCCATGTTAGAAAATTATTCCACCCTGCAATTCATCGTGAGAGGCAAAATTTTTAAGGGATTTTGCATGCGTATTCAAGATGATTTTCACGAAACTTACGCCGTTGTTTTAGATGGTTATCACTCTTTCTGTATCTGGTTAGATAACAAAACAGAAAAATGGTGCGCTTCCAAGAACGTAGCAATTGATCCTGATGCTATTGATGAAATCATTAACAGGATATCTATACCCAAGCGTCTTACTAATATTAAGTAATAAAAATGTTGCAGCATAAATTCTGTCACTAAGTTGCAGGATTTTGCTGTTTTATGCGGTATTTTCTCTTTTTTTATTTAACAACACCTCTAAAACGAAGTTCATAATGGGTTTTGGTGCGTTAAATTGTGTATTTTAACAACAACTTAACAAATCGGTTAACCTAAAACTTTCATTATGAACAAAAAATTACTAATACTATTAGGGATTTTAACTTGTTACGTGGTTTCGTATGCCCAAACGACAGTAAAAGGCAAAGTAACCGACGGAAACAACGTTGGTATTCCGGGCGTAAGTGTACTGATTAAGGGCAGTACAACTGGAGCCTCAACAGGTGGGGATGGCACTTACAGTATTGTCATTCCATCAAATAATGCTACGCTGATATTTAAATCAATAGGCTTTGTTACAAGAGAAGTGCTTGTTGGTGGACGTACGCAGGTGGATATTATTTTATCCAATGATGAAAATAAGCTTGATGAGGTAATGGTCGTAGCTTATGGTACTGCCAAACGTGGTAGCTATACAGGTTCTGCAGCTGTAATTGATCAAGATAAAATAAAAGATGCCCCCTCTACTTCTTTTCAAAATGCTTTAACTGGCAGGGCAGCTGGCGTGCAGGTTACCGCATCTTCTGGACAGGCTGGATCAACACCTAGCATACGTATAAGGGGCATTGGCTCTATAAATGCATCTAACGATCCATTATATGTTGTAGATGGTGTTCCGGTTGTTTCAGGAAATATTGGACAGGGGAGTGATTATACCCAGGCGACCAATAATATTATGAATACGATTAATCCGGCTGATATTGAGAGTATTACCATATTGAAAGATGCCGCTGCATCCTCCTTATATGGTTCGCGGGCGGCTAATGGGGTCGTGTTAATCAATACAAAACATGGAAAATTGGGTAAACCTAAAATTGAGTTCAGAACATCTTTGGGTTTAACACCAGCCTGGGCAACCGATAATTATGAAACAGCTGGCGTACAAGAACAGGTAAATATGTTATATCGTATTTTTCACGATGTACGTACTTCAGCAGGACAGAGTGAGGCTGCGGGAAATACCTATGCTTTATCTCAACTAAATAACAAGTTTAACAGACATGGTTATCGCTTTACTACTGATGGAACGGGTTTAAATGCTAATGTAAATATTCTGGGCATGACAGACGGGATAGAAAATCGAGAAGGGAAGTATTTTGATTGGGATGATGCGCTATTTAGAACGGCAAAATACCAAACTAATGATCTGGCAGTAAGTGGTGGCGATGAAAAAACAAAGTATTATTCTTCCTTTTCGTACACTAGAGACCAAAGCCGGATTAAAGTAAACGATTTTGATCGCTATTCTGGAAGGATTAACTTAAGTCAGAAAGTAGGCAGATATGTAGAAATTGGTTCTAATGTAAGTATTACCAGATCTGCACAGAGCGGTTATAATGATACCAGAAATACAGGTGCTAACAGCTACTTCCAAACGAGAAACTTGCTGTGGCCACTTTACTGGCCAACTGATTATAAAACGGGTCTGCCATTTACTGCCAGATATGGAAGTTTAGCACAGAATAATATCTATTATGATAATCAGTGGGATAATAAATCAGTTACAAAAAGATTTGTAGCCAATCCTTATGTTCAGCTGAATATATTACCAGAGTTAATTTTGAAGTCTGTATTTTCTTATGATAATTCTCAGGTTGGTGATCATATTTATTATAGTGCGCTTCATTTTAATGGCCTAACCAATAATGGAAGTGTAAATGAAATTACAACCAACTACAATAAAATGGTTTCTTCTAGCACAGTGAACTACAGTAAACAATTTGGATTACATTCTATCAGTTTATTGGCTGGTTTTGAAGCTGAAAAAAATGTGATCGATTTTCAAAGGGCTACTGGTGTTGATTTGGGTAGTAGTGAGTTACAAAGTGTTTCAACTGCCGGTACTACCTCATCTTCAGCGTATAATTGGGGTAATTCCATTGTTTCCGGCCTTTCGCGTTTGGAATATAATTTTAATCAAAAATACTTTATTACTACCTCTTTGCGAAGAGATGGATCATCAAGATTGGGTGATATTAATAGATGGGGCACATTTTGGTCGGTTGGTGCCTCATGGAAAATAAATAGTGAAGATTTTTTAAAAGAGGTATCATTTCTTGATAACTTAAGATTAAGGGGATCATACGGTACCAACGGTACTTTGCCTTCAAACAACTACGACTGGCGTGAGCTGACATCATTTTCTAATAAATACTTAGGCCAGCCTGCTGCATTGTATGCTTCGCTTTCTAATCCTTTGTTAACCTGGGAAAATAGTTATTCCACAAACGTAGCATTAGAGTTTGGTCTATTTAAAAGAATTACGGGTACAGTTGAGTTTTTTAACAGAGATACCAAAAATCTGTTATTGGGTGTTCCTGTATCAATGACCACAGGTTTTAGTTCAACGCTGAGAAATATCGGAGAAATTAATAACAGGGGTATTGAATTCGATCTGAACGCTAATTTGATTAATAAGAATGGATTTAAATGGGATTTAGGCCTTAATGGATCCTTTACAAGATCAAAAGTAACCAAATTGTATAAGCCCGAAGGAACAGCACGTGGAAATGATATTATATGGAACGACCCTACAGGTGGAGATGCACGGGCACAGTTTCTTTATAGTGAAGGTTTATCAATGCTTAGTTTTTATGGTTTTGAGTGGGCTGGTGTAAATCCCGCAAATGGTAAAAATGTTTGGTACTTAAATGGTAATACCCCTGCTACGGGCAGTTTTGATTTTAATGGCAGACCAGCGACTTATAATTATAATGATGCGAATAGGGTAGTGATTGGTGACGGTAATCCTGATGTTTTTGGTGGAATTAATACTGATGTAGAATATAAAGGATTTAGTTTAGGCTTAAATTTTATCTATAAATTGGGTGGACAAATTTATGATGGAGCTTATAAAGATGTTGCAGATGACGGTTACTATTGGGAGAGGATTAGGGCACAAAGCTATTATGATAATATGTGGACCCCTCAAAATACTTCAGGTACACAACCAAAACTTGATGGTAATGATCTTACTGATGCCATGCAATACAGTTCGCGTCAGTTACATAGCGCCAGTTTTTTACGCTTGAAAAACGTCTTATTTGCTTATCGCTTTCCAGAAAAGATAACATCTAAACTTGGCGCTTCAAATATCAGAGCATATTTTAATGGCTCAAACCTGCTTACATTTTCCAAATACAAAGAAGCAGATCCTGAGGTAGGAAATTACGGTACCAGAGGTTGGGAAACCCCATTCGGAAAGACCTACACTTTTGGTTTAGAAGTTAGTTTTTAATATAGGAGATTCAAAATATGAAAAGAATAAATATACTACTGATCAGTATCTTCATGTTAAGCATATTATCATGTAAAAAGTTTTTAGATATGACGCCGAGTAATTCGGCAGATTCGAATAAGGCCATTAAAACACCAAGAGACGCACAGATAGTAATTAATGGTATAATGAATCAGATGACAGATGCCTCTTATTATGGAAGAAATTTTTTCCTGTACGGCGATGTTAAAGGTGGGGATATGACTGTTTATTCCCAAGGTCGTGGTTTAGATGCTTTATATAATTATAATCAAAACGCCAATACTAATAGTTTTTCTGGCTATTGGTCGCAAATTTACTTTTGCGTATTACAAACCAATTACCTATTGGAAGAAATAGCGAAGCAAGAGGCTTTAGGAACAACTGGTTTCGGTTCGTACAAAGGGCAGGCTTTAACCGCTAGGGCATTAATGTATTTTGATTTGGTTAGGTTGTATGGAAAAGCTTATACGGATAACAAACAAGCTTTTGGAGTCCCTTTAATATTAACCAGACAGGGCTACGAGGCACAACCTTTGCGTTCAACAGTCGAACAGGTATACAGTCAGATTATTAAGGATTTAAATGATGCTGCACCGTTGTTGCCAAAAACAAAAACTAATGGTTACATTAACTATTATGCTAATAAAGCGATCCAAGCTAGAGTATACTTGTATATGAACGATATGCCGAATTCACTTTTAGCAGCAGAAGAAGTTATCGGAGCCTCTGCTTTATATACTTTGTATACTAATGCGAATTGGGTCGATTCATGGAAAAGTCAGTATGGATCGGAATCTATCTTTGAATTGGGTGTTAATCCACTGGAGAATGATCTTGGAGCAGCTTCATTAGGTGTTTACCAACGAAACAAAGGTGTGGGTACTACAGCAGCGTTAGGTTTTTTCTATTCCAGCACCGACTTTTTAACGCGTCTAAATCAAGGATCTAGTGATATACGTCGCGGAATAATGGGCAGGGATGAAAGTTCGGCTATAAGATTAGGTGCCTTGTATAAATACAGTGGTAGCACAACCCTTGCCGGCGATAAAAGCACAGCGAATAATACAGCGGTTAACATTAAACTAATCCGTTTATCTGAAGTTTATTTAATTGCAGCAGAGGCCGCCCTTTCTTCAAACACAACAAAGGCAGCTAATTATTTAAATGCAATACGTCAAAGAAATCCTTCTTCAGTACTGGCTACACCAGCTACAGTTACTCTTGATATGATTTTAGATGAAAAAAGCAAAGAGTTATATGGTGAAGGCCATCGTTTCTTTGATTTGATACGGACCAATAAATCAATTACGTACAATGATGAATTTGGTGGGTTAACGATTAGTACCCGCCCAAAAACAATTGACAGAACCTTTAATAAAACACTTCTTCCGATTCCACAAACAGAAATAAATGCGAATCCAGGAATAAAGGCGCAACAGAACCCTGGTTATTAATTATTAGGTTATTTAATGAGAAACCCTGTTAGATTAATTTCTGACAGGTTTTTTTATCTGCTCAACTCTTTCTTTTTGTCATGCTGGATGCAATGAAGAA
The nucleotide sequence above comes from Pedobacter riviphilus. Encoded proteins:
- a CDS encoding SusC/RagA family TonB-linked outer membrane protein translates to MNKKLLILLGILTCYVVSYAQTTVKGKVTDGNNVGIPGVSVLIKGSTTGASTGGDGTYSIVIPSNNATLIFKSIGFVTREVLVGGRTQVDIILSNDENKLDEVMVVAYGTAKRGSYTGSAAVIDQDKIKDAPSTSFQNALTGRAAGVQVTASSGQAGSTPSIRIRGIGSINASNDPLYVVDGVPVVSGNIGQGSDYTQATNNIMNTINPADIESITILKDAAASSLYGSRAANGVVLINTKHGKLGKPKIEFRTSLGLTPAWATDNYETAGVQEQVNMLYRIFHDVRTSAGQSEAAGNTYALSQLNNKFNRHGYRFTTDGTGLNANVNILGMTDGIENREGKYFDWDDALFRTAKYQTNDLAVSGGDEKTKYYSSFSYTRDQSRIKVNDFDRYSGRINLSQKVGRYVEIGSNVSITRSAQSGYNDTRNTGANSYFQTRNLLWPLYWPTDYKTGLPFTARYGSLAQNNIYYDNQWDNKSVTKRFVANPYVQLNILPELILKSVFSYDNSQVGDHIYYSALHFNGLTNNGSVNEITTNYNKMVSSSTVNYSKQFGLHSISLLAGFEAEKNVIDFQRATGVDLGSSELQSVSTAGTTSSSAYNWGNSIVSGLSRLEYNFNQKYFITTSLRRDGSSRLGDINRWGTFWSVGASWKINSEDFLKEVSFLDNLRLRGSYGTNGTLPSNNYDWRELTSFSNKYLGQPAALYASLSNPLLTWENSYSTNVALEFGLFKRITGTVEFFNRDTKNLLLGVPVSMTTGFSSTLRNIGEINNRGIEFDLNANLINKNGFKWDLGLNGSFTRSKVTKLYKPEGTARGNDIIWNDPTGGDARAQFLYSEGLSMLSFYGFEWAGVNPANGKNVWYLNGNTPATGSFDFNGRPATYNYNDANRVVIGDGNPDVFGGINTDVEYKGFSLGLNFIYKLGGQIYDGAYKDVADDGYYWERIRAQSYYDNMWTPQNTSGTQPKLDGNDLTDAMQYSSRQLHSASFLRLKNVLFAYRFPEKITSKLGASNIRAYFNGSNLLTFSKYKEADPEVGNYGTRGWETPFGKTYTFGLEVSF
- a CDS encoding RagB/SusD family nutrient uptake outer membrane protein, which produces MKRINILLISIFMLSILSCKKFLDMTPSNSADSNKAIKTPRDAQIVINGIMNQMTDASYYGRNFFLYGDVKGGDMTVYSQGRGLDALYNYNQNANTNSFSGYWSQIYFCVLQTNYLLEEIAKQEALGTTGFGSYKGQALTARALMYFDLVRLYGKAYTDNKQAFGVPLILTRQGYEAQPLRSTVEQVYSQIIKDLNDAAPLLPKTKTNGYINYYANKAIQARVYLYMNDMPNSLLAAEEVIGASALYTLYTNANWVDSWKSQYGSESIFELGVNPLENDLGAASLGVYQRNKGVGTTAALGFFYSSTDFLTRLNQGSSDIRRGIMGRDESSAIRLGALYKYSGSTTLAGDKSTANNTAVNIKLIRLSEVYLIAAEAALSSNTTKAANYLNAIRQRNPSSVLATPATVTLDMILDEKSKELYGEGHRFFDLIRTNKSITYNDEFGGLTISTRPKTIDRTFNKTLLPIPQTEINANPGIKAQQNPGY